The Novipirellula artificiosorum genome contains a region encoding:
- a CDS encoding MFS transporter, with translation MTPPPSSNRLAGSAWQPLANPLFRAFWIASLASNLGTWIHEIGAGWLMTSLDPSPSMVAAVRTAMAAPIVFLAIPVGVLGDRVDRRRLLILTQLVLCATTATLSLLTFSGVITAWMLLSLTVVMGIGMVVHVPVWQAAVPELVPRNQLSRAVALGSISFNLARAVGPAIGGILIAAAGAWIAFAMNALSFAGVVAVLVMWRRDRRESTRGLSFRMAMYQGLRFVVINKTMRHVIIGVVLFILPANALWSLLPLVAKERLGWDAGGFGFLVGCVGVGAVVAAWILPRLHRLFGADRTIAVAMAFFALGLAVTGWSTTGWIVCLATLLMGATWMMTLTTLNATAQMTLPGRMRARGMGCFLTAMAFSMTSGSILWGQLAEHTSIQTTQLIAAAVLVATATVSLSFKIGNRVHQEHVGTTR, from the coding sequence TTGACTCCCCCCCCCTCATCCAATCGTCTCGCGGGATCTGCATGGCAACCGCTTGCCAATCCTCTCTTTCGAGCGTTTTGGATCGCGTCCTTGGCGTCCAACCTTGGCACGTGGATTCACGAGATCGGCGCGGGGTGGCTGATGACCTCGCTCGATCCTTCCCCTTCCATGGTCGCGGCCGTACGGACCGCGATGGCGGCGCCGATCGTGTTTTTGGCAATTCCCGTCGGTGTGCTGGGAGACCGTGTGGATCGACGTCGGCTGTTGATCCTGACGCAGTTGGTCCTTTGCGCCACGACCGCCACGTTATCCCTGCTGACCTTTTCTGGCGTCATTACCGCGTGGATGCTCTTGTCGCTGACTGTGGTGATGGGCATCGGAATGGTGGTTCATGTTCCGGTTTGGCAAGCCGCGGTTCCAGAATTGGTACCCAGGAATCAACTGTCGCGTGCCGTGGCGTTGGGCAGCATCAGTTTTAACCTCGCCCGCGCTGTGGGACCGGCAATTGGCGGTATCTTGATTGCCGCCGCAGGAGCTTGGATCGCGTTCGCGATGAATGCGTTGTCGTTCGCCGGAGTCGTTGCGGTGCTGGTGATGTGGCGACGCGACCGACGCGAATCCACTCGCGGGTTGTCGTTCCGCATGGCGATGTATCAAGGGCTTCGTTTTGTTGTCATCAACAAGACCATGCGTCACGTGATCATCGGCGTGGTTCTCTTTATCCTGCCAGCCAATGCGCTATGGTCACTCCTTCCTTTGGTGGCCAAGGAACGACTTGGCTGGGACGCTGGGGGGTTTGGTTTCCTGGTAGGATGCGTTGGTGTCGGAGCCGTTGTTGCCGCGTGGATCTTGCCCCGGCTCCATCGTCTGTTTGGAGCGGATCGGACCATTGCGGTGGCCATGGCATTCTTTGCACTTGGGTTGGCGGTCACCGGTTGGTCCACAACGGGATGGATCGTCTGTTTGGCGACCCTCTTGATGGGGGCAACGTGGATGATGACATTGACAACTTTGAACGCAACCGCACAAATGACTCTTCCAGGCCGGATGCGAGCGAGGGGAATGGGATGCTTCTTGACGGCAATGGCATTTTCAATGACTTCCGGATCGATCCTCTGGGGGCAGCTTGCCGAGCACACGTCGATTCAAACGACACAGCTGATTGCCGCTGCGGTGTTGGTGGCTACCGCAACGGTCAGCTTGTCCTTCAAAATTGGCAACCGCGTGCATCAAGAGCATGTGGGTACAACTCGGTAA
- a CDS encoding response regulator transcription factor, which yields MSTVMIVDDHPITREGLAMRIRLEPDLEVCGEAEDVEDALAVIEQQKPDAAVIDVSLKSGNGIELVKEIRTRFPDVRLLVWSMYDDSLYAERALHAGANGYLNKRHAHETMIDAIRTILAGEVFLSPEFSAKILKRLSQGGKAELRSPSHVLSDRELEVFVNIGKGMKTSEIAEGMRLSPNTIETYRSRIKDKLALSHTAELARVATHWVLENS from the coding sequence ATGTCTACGGTGATGATCGTCGACGACCATCCGATTACTCGTGAAGGGTTGGCGATGCGTATCCGGCTGGAACCCGATTTGGAAGTCTGTGGCGAAGCCGAAGACGTTGAGGATGCACTCGCGGTGATCGAGCAACAAAAGCCAGATGCTGCGGTCATCGACGTTTCGCTCAAATCGGGAAACGGCATTGAGTTGGTCAAAGAAATTCGAACTCGATTTCCCGATGTGCGATTGTTAGTTTGGTCGATGTACGACGATTCGTTGTACGCCGAACGTGCGTTACATGCCGGCGCCAACGGATACCTCAATAAACGACACGCTCATGAAACGATGATTGATGCGATCCGGACCATCTTGGCGGGTGAGGTCTTTCTCAGCCCCGAGTTCTCTGCGAAGATTCTGAAGCGGTTGTCTCAGGGGGGAAAGGCCGAGCTAAGATCCCCGTCGCACGTGCTATCGGATCGCGAATTAGAGGTATTCGTTAACATTGGCAAAGGGATGAAGACGAGTGAAATTGCCGAAGGGATGCGGCTGAGCCCCAACACCATCGAGACCTATCGATCACGAATCAAGGATAAATTGGCGCTCAGCCATACCGCTGAATTGGCAAGGGTTGCGACTCACTGGGTCTTAGAGAATAGCTAG
- a CDS encoding sensor histidine kinase: protein MALSPAVAFSSGETATHLYQIAQEAITNAVRHGSATEIEIAIQCEDGFCELRISDNGAGFDPRDRESLGSGMRSMGYRASVIGGRMSIVSGAHRGTIVSCIVPDP from the coding sequence ATGGCCCTCAGCCCGGCGGTGGCATTCTCGAGCGGCGAAACAGCAACCCACTTGTACCAAATTGCCCAGGAGGCGATTACGAACGCTGTCAGGCATGGCAGTGCGACCGAAATCGAAATCGCAATCCAGTGTGAGGATGGCTTCTGTGAGCTGAGGATCTCCGACAACGGCGCCGGCTTTGACCCAAGGGATCGGGAAAGCCTGGGCAGCGGAATGCGATCCATGGGATACCGAGCGAGCGTCATTGGTGGTAGGATGTCCATTGTATCGGGAGCTCATCGAGGCACAATTGTCTCTTGTATCGTGCCAGATCCATAG
- a CDS encoding type II secretion system F family protein: MFALAFSPVTITSIAIFFGVTALAWFILGRVSGDDKPRAEARLDAMRRRKGGDEVFSEEDLKKRKNQALAAALEKATSPLADTVRGSEKEMSTLREILMNAGFRGESAPIVFKGIQLIIAVVGLFFGGVFGILADGLTQPMLLKLLGGLVVGFMLPKFILGFLAKRRMESIFLGLPDALDLMVVCVEAGLGMDQALRKVAEEMSKSHKSIGEEFSVANQQLQFGRPRSEVLQALGQRSGVDDLKQLASILIQADKFGSSVANALRVQSDSMRTKRRQIAEEKAAKTAVKMIFPLVLFIFPGIFVVLVGPAGINMYRNMLSK; this comes from the coding sequence ATGTTCGCTCTTGCATTCAGCCCAGTGACGATCACGTCGATCGCGATCTTTTTTGGTGTGACCGCTCTTGCTTGGTTCATCTTAGGACGAGTCAGTGGTGACGATAAACCTCGTGCCGAAGCACGACTCGATGCCATGCGCCGCCGCAAAGGCGGCGACGAGGTCTTTTCGGAAGAAGATCTAAAAAAGAGAAAGAACCAGGCGCTCGCCGCCGCGTTGGAAAAGGCCACCTCCCCCCTTGCCGATACGGTTCGCGGTAGCGAAAAGGAGATGAGCACGCTGCGGGAGATTTTGATGAATGCCGGTTTCCGTGGCGAGTCCGCGCCGATCGTGTTCAAGGGCATCCAATTGATCATTGCTGTCGTGGGCCTGTTCTTTGGGGGAGTCTTCGGAATTCTCGCGGATGGTTTGACGCAGCCCATGTTGCTCAAGCTGCTGGGGGGGCTGGTGGTTGGCTTCATGCTTCCCAAATTCATCCTGGGCTTCTTGGCCAAGCGGCGGATGGAGTCCATCTTCCTCGGCTTACCGGACGCACTTGACTTGATGGTTGTTTGTGTCGAAGCGGGATTGGGAATGGACCAAGCGCTGCGAAAAGTGGCTGAAGAGATGTCCAAGAGCCATAAATCGATTGGTGAAGAATTTAGCGTTGCCAACCAACAACTACAGTTCGGTCGACCTCGTTCCGAGGTCTTGCAGGCTCTCGGCCAACGCAGTGGTGTGGACGATCTGAAGCAACTCGCTTCCATTTTGATCCAAGCGGACAAGTTTGGCTCGAGTGTCGCAAACGCACTTCGAGTGCAAAGCGATTCGATGCGAACGAAACGCCGACAAATTGCAGAAGAAAAGGCAGCCAAGACCGCGGTCAAGATGATCTTTCCACTGGTCTTGTTCATCTTTCCCGGGATTTTCGTCGTCTTGGTCGGCCCCGCCGGCATCAACATGTATCGCAACATGCTCAGCAAGTAG
- a CDS encoding type II secretion system F family protein yields MSGIVIVIAVGVFVASLVAFAINIMMPGTDSTSAEDRLAAMASRRGGRGVEESEYKSLLLSGSEGSGNRFARFLEELPGLSDYLEQADIKMPATQYAFICLVSFAAGLGLCILAPVPKLLAPLVGLAFLTVPVGWLLMKRKRRLAKFGLQMPEALELLGRSLRAGHSLNAGFDLVAKQMEAPLATEFGRTFEEQNFGIPLDEAIEGMAARVPNMDLRFFATAVVLQRQTGGDLAEILDKIGYIIRERLQIHGQIQALTGEGRMSGAVLLALPPVLFLVMLKLNYDYVMMLFIDEIGRYLLGIALVTQIIGALVIKKIITIKV; encoded by the coding sequence ATGAGCGGAATCGTCATCGTAATCGCCGTCGGTGTGTTTGTTGCATCGCTCGTTGCGTTTGCAATCAACATCATGATGCCGGGAACCGATTCGACGTCGGCCGAAGATCGTCTGGCCGCGATGGCATCGCGACGCGGAGGTCGCGGCGTCGAAGAATCCGAGTACAAATCGTTGCTGCTTTCCGGTTCGGAAGGCTCGGGAAATCGATTCGCCAGGTTCTTGGAGGAATTGCCGGGGCTGAGCGATTACTTGGAACAAGCCGACATCAAGATGCCGGCAACCCAGTATGCCTTCATCTGCTTGGTGTCGTTTGCGGCGGGACTTGGCTTGTGCATCCTCGCGCCAGTACCCAAGTTACTCGCTCCACTCGTCGGTTTGGCCTTCCTGACCGTACCGGTTGGCTGGTTGTTGATGAAGCGCAAACGTCGCTTGGCGAAGTTCGGTTTACAAATGCCTGAGGCACTTGAGCTGCTTGGTCGATCGCTTCGCGCTGGCCACTCGCTGAATGCCGGTTTTGACTTGGTTGCCAAGCAAATGGAAGCTCCGTTGGCAACCGAATTCGGCCGGACCTTTGAAGAACAGAACTTTGGGATTCCGCTCGACGAAGCCATCGAAGGCATGGCGGCTCGCGTCCCGAACATGGACCTTCGGTTCTTTGCAACCGCCGTGGTTTTGCAGCGTCAAACCGGTGGTGACTTAGCCGAAATCTTGGACAAGATTGGTTACATCATTCGCGAGCGACTGCAAATCCATGGGCAAATCCAAGCGCTGACGGGTGAAGGCCGAATGAGTGGTGCCGTACTGTTAGCGCTGCCACCGGTCTTGTTCCTGGTGATGCTCAAATTGAACTACGACTACGTCATGATGTTGTTTATCGATGAAATTGGTCGATACTTGCTCGGCATCGCACTGGTGACTCAGATCATTGGGGCCTTGGTGATCAAGAAGATCATTACGATCAAGGTCTAA
- a CDS encoding CpaF family protein, which produces MRTGTQTARPEVNRQQQFEDIKRRIHSKLVDKLDLSRVGDLKGETLTREIRLVVEHLCDAEDTLLNRQERERIVDEVLDEVLGLGPLELILKDPQVSDILINGPKNIYVEKGGRMQKTDVEFRDGKHLLQIIDRIVSKVGRRVDETCPMVDARLEDGSRVNAIIPPLALDGAAVSIRRFGSNPLKLEDLLNYRAFTPEMVMLLEGCIKARLNMIIAGGTGSGKTTLLNTLSSFIGHDDRIVTIEDAAELQLQQDHVVRLETRPPNIEGTGAVTATDLVKNALRMRPERIIIGECRGGETLDMLQAMNTGHDGSLTTIHANTPRDAIARLETLVMMAGFELPVKAIRQQVAGAVDVLIQANRLQGGPRRVTAITEVVGMEQDTIVLQDIYRYVQKGIDDEGKAFGHFECTGVRPSFMEKLESAGVRLPSSAFRERVIMPA; this is translated from the coding sequence ATGCGAACTGGCACACAGACAGCAAGACCTGAAGTCAATCGTCAACAGCAATTTGAGGACATTAAACGTCGCATCCACAGCAAGTTGGTCGACAAGCTTGACCTTTCACGTGTCGGCGACCTCAAGGGCGAAACGCTCACTCGAGAGATCCGTTTGGTCGTCGAGCACCTTTGCGACGCCGAAGATACCCTGCTGAATCGTCAAGAGCGGGAACGAATCGTCGATGAAGTGCTCGACGAGGTGCTTGGCCTCGGTCCACTCGAACTGATCCTGAAGGACCCGCAGGTCAGCGACATTTTGATCAATGGCCCGAAGAACATCTATGTGGAAAAAGGCGGCCGGATGCAGAAGACCGACGTCGAATTCCGCGACGGGAAACATCTGCTGCAGATCATTGACCGGATCGTCAGCAAGGTTGGCCGTCGAGTCGACGAGACCTGTCCCATGGTGGATGCTCGTCTCGAAGATGGTTCGCGTGTCAACGCAATCATTCCACCGCTGGCGCTCGACGGAGCGGCGGTCAGCATTCGTCGTTTCGGTAGCAATCCACTGAAACTCGAAGACCTGCTGAACTACCGAGCCTTCACGCCTGAGATGGTGATGCTGCTCGAGGGATGTATCAAAGCACGGTTGAACATGATCATCGCGGGTGGTACCGGTTCGGGGAAAACAACACTATTGAACACCCTCAGCTCGTTTATCGGTCATGACGACCGGATTGTCACGATCGAAGACGCTGCGGAGTTGCAGCTTCAACAAGACCATGTGGTTCGGTTAGAGACGCGTCCACCCAACATCGAAGGAACCGGTGCGGTTACGGCAACCGACTTGGTCAAGAATGCCTTACGTATGCGTCCTGAGCGTATCATCATCGGCGAATGCCGCGGTGGGGAAACGTTGGACATGCTGCAAGCCATGAACACCGGTCACGATGGGTCATTGACGACAATTCACGCCAACACCCCTCGCGATGCGATCGCTCGTTTGGAGACGTTGGTGATGATGGCGGGATTCGAATTACCAGTCAAAGCCATTCGCCAACAAGTCGCAGGTGCTGTCGACGTCCTGATCCAGGCCAACCGCTTGCAGGGAGGCCCGCGGCGTGTCACGGCGATTACCGAAGTGGTCGGAATGGAACAAGACACGATTGTGCTGCAGGACATCTATCGGTACGTGCAGAAGGGCATCGACGACGAAGGCAAAGCGTTCGGGCATTTCGAGTGCACCGGCGTTCGTCCATCGTTCATGGAAAAATTGGAGTCCGCCGGTGTTCGGTTGCCGAGCAGTGCATTTCGTGAGCGAGTCATTATGCCGGCGTAG
- a CDS encoding ATPase, T2SS/T4P/T4SS family, whose product MAQEPELQLWQTVAPVDFLPNIKDKTQSQSLLITSRQGAGYPIAGGQLAHAIQMRATHVLMDFSQAACALRYQIDGTWEQLPPLDRESGDAMLHAIKQLCLMNPADRRSSQTGKMGLKMGKDKFKLSIQSQGVPTGERVLAKIEAEKIPFSNLADLGMRDKMIASLKEQLNRPGNFVVISTPKSEGLTTTWSIAVDAADKFVRDYQSFEDQLKPEPEIINVSANFYGGDTKIEQLALLKRMILKEPDVLVFPELPENESMRISLEQAEKHSKSVLTRLNAPTAMEALSQLVAKYPESSKAIAKLTGGVLCQRLVRRLCDNCKVGFEPPPQLLKQLGIPAGRVAALYQPFVMPPIEEQVDANGKPAPITPCHVCNARGYMGRIAIFEWLKPGEKLRDAIIKTRDIGQLNAIAKAEGHRGIQAEAVLTVARGLTSLDELKRVFAKK is encoded by the coding sequence ATGGCACAAGAACCCGAACTGCAACTTTGGCAAACGGTCGCTCCCGTCGATTTCCTTCCCAACATCAAAGACAAAACGCAATCGCAGTCGCTGCTGATCACGTCTCGTCAAGGTGCCGGCTATCCCATCGCAGGTGGCCAATTGGCCCATGCCATCCAAATGCGTGCGACCCACGTGTTGATGGACTTCTCGCAAGCCGCCTGTGCGCTGCGATACCAAATTGATGGAACCTGGGAACAGCTTCCGCCGCTGGATCGAGAATCGGGTGACGCAATGTTGCACGCCATCAAGCAGCTCTGCTTAATGAACCCGGCTGACCGCCGCAGTTCACAAACGGGCAAAATGGGCTTAAAGATGGGCAAGGACAAGTTCAAGTTGTCGATTCAATCGCAAGGCGTCCCCACAGGCGAAAGGGTACTGGCAAAAATCGAAGCGGAAAAGATTCCGTTCTCGAACCTGGCCGATCTTGGCATGCGTGACAAAATGATCGCGTCGCTCAAAGAACAACTTAACCGCCCCGGTAACTTTGTGGTGATCAGCACTCCCAAGAGCGAAGGACTCACGACCACTTGGAGTATCGCGGTCGATGCGGCGGATAAATTCGTACGTGACTACCAATCCTTCGAAGATCAGTTGAAACCCGAACCCGAAATCATTAACGTCAGTGCGAACTTCTACGGTGGCGATACCAAGATCGAGCAACTGGCACTGCTCAAGCGGATGATCCTGAAAGAGCCCGACGTATTGGTCTTCCCGGAGCTTCCTGAGAACGAGTCGATGCGAATTTCGCTCGAGCAGGCGGAAAAGCACAGCAAGAGCGTGCTGACGCGATTGAATGCACCCACCGCGATGGAAGCCTTGTCTCAATTGGTTGCAAAGTATCCCGAGTCGTCCAAGGCAATCGCCAAGCTGACCGGCGGCGTCCTTTGCCAGCGACTCGTGCGTCGGCTTTGTGACAACTGCAAAGTGGGGTTTGAACCACCGCCCCAACTTCTCAAACAATTGGGCATTCCCGCAGGGCGAGTTGCCGCGCTGTATCAACCGTTTGTCATGCCACCGATTGAAGAACAAGTGGACGCCAATGGTAAACCAGCCCCCATCACACCGTGCCATGTTTGTAACGCTCGGGGTTACATGGGCCGCATCGCAATTTTCGAATGGTTGAAACCGGGAGAAAAACTGCGCGATGCGATCATCAAAACCCGTGACATCGGCCAACTCAATGCGATCGCCAAGGCCGAAGGGCATCGCGGCATCCAAGCCGAAGCCGTGCTGACGGTCGCACGAGGCTTGACCAGCCTCGATGAACTTAAACGGGTGTTTGCCAAAAAATAG
- a CDS encoding type IV pilus twitching motility protein PilT has translation MARLKSSLLHENEELEVDKIFRALVKLEGSDLHLKVGQPPMVRVGGELKPLNRPPIENEEMVDLLIPMMDDRNLHIFEEEGGADFSHQCVVDDVRWRFRVNMLKSLGNIGLVARRISNWIPDFRGLFLPDSMESLCHYDQGMVLLAGVTGSGKSTTIGSMLNYINSIYRKHILTLEDPIEFMFTEDKSLINQREIGQDVKDFSIGMKHAVREDPDIILVGELRDEETFMTAIHAAETGHLVFGTIHASSAATTIGRILDLFPEEMHGAIRSAIAFNMKGIVAQKLLRSIKPGVSRVPTCEVMTFTPMIRKLVLEGNDNKLPDAIRIGAEEGMQDFTMSLKQLIDDELIDRPTAFAVAPNKESLLMALKGIDVKAPGII, from the coding sequence ATGGCCCGGCTCAAATCGAGCCTGCTTCATGAAAACGAAGAACTGGAGGTGGACAAGATTTTCCGAGCGCTTGTGAAGCTGGAAGGTTCTGACTTGCACCTCAAGGTCGGGCAACCCCCCATGGTGCGTGTTGGTGGCGAGTTAAAGCCCTTGAACCGTCCGCCCATCGAAAACGAAGAGATGGTCGACTTGCTGATCCCGATGATGGACGATCGGAACTTGCATATCTTTGAAGAGGAGGGCGGTGCCGACTTTTCCCACCAATGCGTCGTCGATGACGTTCGTTGGCGTTTCCGCGTCAACATGCTCAAATCACTCGGCAATATCGGATTGGTGGCCCGCCGGATTAGCAACTGGATCCCCGATTTTCGCGGCCTTTTCCTACCCGATTCGATGGAAAGCCTGTGCCACTATGACCAAGGCATGGTGCTGCTAGCCGGGGTGACCGGTAGCGGGAAGAGTACGACGATCGGCTCGATGCTCAATTACATCAACAGCATCTATCGCAAACATATCCTCACGCTCGAGGACCCGATCGAGTTCATGTTCACGGAAGACAAAAGTCTGATCAACCAACGAGAAATCGGTCAGGACGTCAAAGACTTCTCGATCGGAATGAAACACGCGGTTCGCGAAGACCCCGACATCATTCTGGTGGGCGAACTTCGTGACGAAGAAACGTTCATGACAGCGATTCATGCGGCGGAAACGGGACACTTGGTGTTCGGAACCATTCACGCGTCGAGTGCCGCGACGACCATCGGTCGTATTTTGGACTTGTTCCCCGAAGAAATGCACGGCGCGATTCGCTCGGCCATTGCGTTCAATATGAAAGGGATCGTGGCCCAGAAGTTGCTCCGCAGTATCAAGCCTGGCGTCTCGCGGGTTCCCACCTGCGAAGTGATGACGTTCACTCCGATGATCCGGAAGTTGGTACTCGAAGGGAACGACAACAAGTTGCCAGACGCCATTCGCATTGGTGCCGAAGAGGGCATGCAAGACTTTACGATGAGCTTGAAGCAGTTGATCGATGATGAGTTGATCGACCGCCCCACCGCGTTCGCCGTCGCACCGAACAAAGAATCCTTGTTGATGGCCCTCAAGGGCATCGATGTCAAAGCACCGGGGATCATTTAA